The DNA window CGTGCTGCGCATTAAGCGTCGACTCAGTAGCCAAGGCGAGCGCGAAGTGCCTGCTAAACGCATCGGTGAGTGGGTGATGGAAGAGCTGCGTGAGTTGGATCAGGTGGCCTATATTCGCTTCGCCTCGGTGTATTTGAGCTTTGAAGACATTCAGGCTTTCCGTGAGGCTATCGAGGGGCTGGAAGAGGACTCTGAGTCTTGATGTCCATCTCCGTCAATGACGGTGTTTTTATGGCAGAAGCGTTGCAGTTAGCGGCGCGCGGCCTGTACACCACCGAGCCCAATCCCAGAGTAGGTTGTGTCATTGTGCGTGACAACGAGGTCGTCGGTCGCGGCTTTCATACTTTTGCTGGTGGGCCCCATGCGGAAATTGAGGCCTTGCAAGAAGCGGGTGAGCGGGCCAAAGGGGCTACCGTCTATGTCACCCTGGAGCCCTGCGCGCATCATGGTAAGACACCCCCCTGTGTTGAGGCGTTGATTCGCGCCAAAGTGGCGCGTGTGGTGGCGGCAATGGTGGATCCCAATCCCTTGGTTGGTGGCAAAGGCTTGGCGCGCTTGGAGGCAGCCGGTATCGCTGCCGATAGTGGCCTGATGGCTGCTGAGGCAGCGGCTTTAAACCCTGGATTTATCTCGCGCATGACGCGGCAGCGCCCTTGGGTGCGGGTCAAACTGGCGGCGAGTCTGGATGGGCGCACGGCCATGGCCTCGGGGGAAAGTCAGTGGATTACTGGGGAAGCGGCCCGCGCTGATGTGCATCGCTTGCGCGCCCGGTCCTCGGCCATTCTGACCGGGATCGGAACAGTACTAGAGGATGATCCCCAGCTGACCGTGCGACTTTCCTCTCAAGACTTGGGGGTTGATGCCAACGTGCCGCAGCCCATTCGCATTGTCTTGGATCGGCAGGGTCAGTTGAGCGCGAATGCGTGTTTATTGAGCGACGAGATCAGCCCTGTTTGGGTGGCAACTTCACAGGCTGCTGAGGCACCGCTGCGTCAGAGATTGCCGACGCATATACGTATTCAGGCGTTACCCGAGCGAGAGGGCCATTTGGATTTAGCGGCGCTGTGGACTTGGTTGGCCGAAGAGCAAATCAATGAGGTGATGGTCGAGTCCGGCCCCAAGCTCACCGGGGCGTTACTTGAGGGTGGCTGGATCGATGAGTGCATGATTTATCTGGCACCCTGCTTTATGGGTGCCGATGCGCGTGGTTTATTTGATTTGAGTATTGGCCTGATGTCGGAGCGGCGGCCGGTACAAATCAATGATATAAGGCGTGTGGGGACGGACTGGCGCCTGCGCTGCAGCTTCCCCTCGAATCAAAACGTTTAGGTGACACACTGATGTTCACAGGAATTATTCAAGCGGTGGGTGAAGTTCGGGCGCTGCGACCGACCGGTGGGGATCTGCGTTTGGAGATTGCCACGGGGTCATTACCCATGGCGGACGTGCAATTGGGCGATAGCATCGCGGTTAACGGCGTGTGTCTGACCGCGGTGGCCCTGAGCGCCGATGGATTCGCGGCCGATGTGTCGCGTGAGACTTTGTCATGCACTTCGTTGAAGATCGTGAAACCTGGTAGCCCGGTGAATTTGGAAAAGGCCTTGCTGCCCACCACGCGTTTGGGCGGACATTTGGTCAGTGGTCATGTCGATGGTCTGGCTGAGGTGGTGGAGCGCTATGAAGAAGCCCGCTCTTGGCGCCTTAAAATGCGCGTACCCGATGAGTTAGCACGCTATATCGCGCCCAAGGGGTCGATTTGTGTCGATGGCGTGAGTCTTACCGTGAATGATGTTGAGGGAGCGATTTTTGGTGTGAACATCGTGCCGCATACTTGGGAACAAACCGTTATCGCTCATTATCAGGTGGGCACACCGGTGAATATCGAAGTCGATGTGATTGCTCGTTATTTGGAACGTCTGTTACTGGGCGATCGGGCAGCCCAGTCGGGCGCCACCGCCATCACACCTGCGTTTCTTGCCGAGCACGGTTTCTTGAAATAAGCGAGAATAGGGCAAAGATGTCGAGGGAGCGGTGATGGACTGGTTGGTGAATCTTTTTGACGCAGGAGGCTCCTGGCTGAGAAGTCACCTGGGGCATGTGGCGTTGGCGATGTTGGCCGCCTTACTGGTGATCTTCGGGCGCGAATTCAACACCATGATTAAAGGGGCGCTACAGAGCTTTCCCAAGGCCATACGTCTGCTGGGCTTTAGCTTGGCTTGTGCTTTTATTTATGGAGGTTTTTTAGTCCTTCTAACGCCCCTTTTGGGCCGCGGTTTGGCGATGTTAGATCCTTATGTGTTGCTGGCTGTGGTCGTGGCTTTTTTTGCCCTTTTGGGTTGGGTTGCGGAACGCCGCTAGCTGATGTCTTTGAATACCTCACAAGAAATTATTGAAGATCTGCGCTCCGGGCGCATGGTCATCATTGTCGATGACGAAGATCGGGAAAATGAGGGCGATCTGCTGATGATCGCTTCCATGGTGCGGCCCGAAGATATTAACTTCATGGCCCGCTATGGGCGTGGGCTGATTTGTTTGACCTTGACCCGCGAGCGCTGCCAGCAACTGCGTCTGCCTTTGATGGTAGGCGATACGCATGACAAACATGGCACCAATTTCACGGTCTCCATTGAAGCCGCTGAAGGGGTGACCACGGGTATTTCCGCGTATGATCGCGCCCACACCGTGCGCATGGCGGTGGCGCCTAATGCCACGTCCGCTGATTTGGTGCAGCCCGGACATATTTTCCCCTTAATGGCTCAGCCCGGCGGGGTCTTGGTGCGCGCTGGGCACACCGAGGCCGGATGTGACTTTGCGCGCTTGGCGGGGTTTGAGCCGGCAGCGGTGATTGTTGAGATCCTCAATGAAGACGGCAGTATGGCGCGGCGCCCTGACCTTGAGCGCTTCGCTGCAGAGCATGATCTGAAAATGGGCAGTATCGAAGACTTGATTCGCTACCGCATCGAGAATGAGCGCAGCGTGGAATGTGTGGCGGAATGCCCATTCCCCACTGAGTTTGGTGAGTTCCGCCTTTTGGCCTATGAGGACGTCATCCACCGTGGTTTGCACTTCGCGCTGGTCAAGGGCGAGGTAGGCGCTGATCAAGATACCTTAGTGCGTGTTCATGTTGGCGGCAGTTTGTGCGATACCCTGTCTTATCGGGGTGAGGACTGTGGCTGGACGCTGCGCGATGTGTTAAAGCACATCGCCGATGAGGGATCCGGTGTGGCGGTGATTATCGAGAAACGCCCGGATCATCGGGCGTTGGTTCGGCAGTTACGGCAAATGGGTCTTAATCGGTCCACCAAGTCGTCAGCTCCGAGCGAACAGGAGCCGGCCGAATTGCGCACCCATGGCATCGGCGCACAGATTCTTCAGGATCTGGGCGTGCGGCGTATGCGCTTGATGTCCGCCCCCAAGCGCTTGCAAGGACTTGGTGGTTTTGGGCTGGAAGTGGTTGAATATGTTCATGATCCACAACACAAGAACCAATAGCGAGTCACACTAATGAAAACAATCGATGGGGATTTCACCGCCAACAGCAAGCGTCGTATCGGCATTGTGCTGTCACGCTTTAATGCCTTCATTGTCGAGCGTCTCTTGGAGGGCGCTGCCGACACCTTGAAGCGTCAGGGGGTTGCTGACGACAACATTACGGTGGTGCGTGTGCCTGGTGCCTATGAGCTGCCCCTGGCTGCTGAGCTCATGGCGGCCTCTGGAAAATACGATGCCATTATCGCGCTGGGCTGCGTGATTCGGGGTGCAACTCCGCACTTTGACTATGTCGCCGGTGAGGCGGCCAAAGGTTTGGCTCAGGTGCAAATGACCCATCGTATCCCCGTGGCGTTTGGTGTTTTGACCACCGATAGCATCGAACAAGCCATCGAGCGTGCTGGCACTAAAGCCGGTAACAAGGGCGCGGACGCCGCTATGGGCGCGCTGGAGATGGCCAGTCTGGTGAAGGCCCTGTCTTGAGCTCGCCGGAAGTTGCTGCCCATCGCCGTTATGTCCATGAGCGCCGCCGTTCGCGGCGCTTGGCCATGCAGGCGCTATACAACTGGCAGCTAACACAGTACGAGCCCAAGGATATCCTCCTCGAATTTCGTGAGGATCCGGAGATGGCCAAAGCCGATGTGGATTATTTCCGTAAGTTGTTTCTGGGTGTATCGGCTTGTGCCGATGATCTGAATGACAAACTCACTCCTTGCCTAGATCGCCCGTTGGCGCAGATTGATCCAGTGGAGCTGGCCATATTGCGTATCGCTGCCTATGAGCTGCTGTATTGTCCGGAGGTGCCCACGCCGGTGGTGATTAATGAAGCGGTGAGTTTGGCTAAGAAGTTTGGCGCAGAACAGGGCTATGGTTTCGTGAATGGCGTATTGGAAAAGCTCGCCGGCGATACCGAGCGAACCTTGTAAGCCGCGCGTGCCCTGATGCACGAATTCGATCTCATTAAGCGATATTTCCAAAAGCCTGCCGCTGGCAGTGTGAAAATCGGTGTGGGTGATGATGCGGCGGTTCTTGCTGTGCCGCCGGGATACGAATTGGTAGTGACCACCGACACCATGGTTAGTGGGGTGCATTTTTTCGCCGATGTGTCGCCCGCCACTTTGGGTCACAAAGCCTTGGCGGTGAACCTCAGTGATCTGGCAGCCATGGGCGCGCAGCCGGCTTGGTTTACCTTGGCGTTGACTTTGCCAGAGGCCGAACCTGAGTGGGTGGATGCGTTTGCTCAGGGCTTATTCCTATTGGCTGATAGCAGCGGCATCACCCTGGTTGGTGGCGACACCACCCAAGGCCCGCTGAGTGTCACCATCACCGCCATGGGCCTTGTGCCCCAAGGGCAAGCGCTAACCCGCGGCGGCGCACAAACCGGCGACCTCGTGTTCTTCTCCGGCGCCATCGGCGATGCCGCCCAAGCGCTAGCCGACCTCCAAAAATGGGGTCAGACCCCAACCAGGCTGCGCGCCCGTTTGGAGTGTCCAACGCCTCGGTTGGCTCTAGGCCAAGCCCTGCGCGGGCTGGCTACGGCCTGTATAGACGTCTCGGATGGCTTGGTTCAGGACCTCGGCCACATACTCGCGGCCTCCGGGCGGGGTGCAAAAATAAATCTGTCCCCGTTTTTAAGTGGTGATGATTATGAGTTGCTGTTCACGGCGCCGGAGCACAGCTTGGCGGATGTCATAGCTGCAGCTGTGGCCAGTGATTGTGTGGTGACGCCGATTGGTCATATTCAAGCGGAGGCCGGGCTGCATCTCATCGATGCGCAGGGGCGGGAATATCAGCCTGAAAAACCTGGTTTTCAGCATTTTTCGGAGCCCTAATGGAGAAGCATCAGGCCAGCACGCCCCCGGCACGACTCATACTGCGCGACCCCGTGCATTTTTTGGCCTTTGGCTTTGGCTCGGGCCTGTCCCCCAAGGCGCCAGGGACTGCTGGGACGCTGGCCGCTGTGCCCTTGGTGTACTTCGCGCTGGCGTTGCCATTTTGGGCTTACGTGTTGCTGACCTTGGTGATCATCATTGCCGGTGTTTGGATTTGTGATAACAGTTCCAAACGCCTAGGCGTGCATGATCATCCCGGTATCGTTTGGGATGAGATCGCCGGTTTATTCATCACCCTTTTGGCAGCGCCTGCGGGTCTTATTTGGCTGGCGGTCGGCTTCGTGCTATTTCGCTTCTTCGATATCCTCAAGCCTTGGCCCATTGGCTGGCTGGATCGCCAGGTGGGCGGTGGCCTAGGCATCATGCTCGATGATGTTCTGGCCGGAATATATGCACTGATCTGCTTGCAACTGCTTGCATTGCTGCTGATCTAGCGTTTAGCCGGCAGAAATACCGGCGTGCCATTGACCACGGTATGCATCAGCGGCTGTTGGTAAAGCCGTTCTAGGGCAGTTGGCTCTAGCATGTTTTGGGTCGGTCCCCAGCAGGCTTCGCCGTCGGGGTAAAGCAGCAGAATATGGTCACAGTAGCGCGCCGCAAGATTCACATCATGCATGCTGAGCATGGCCGCGCGCCCCTGTTGTACTTGATCCGAGATGATGTCGAGGATGGCGATTTGATGATGCAAATCTAGGTGGTTGGTCGGTTCATCCAAAAGCCACAGGTCGGGATTTTGGGTGAGCAGGGTGGCAATGGCCAGGCGCTGACGCTCGCCGCCGGAAAGTGTGCTGACCAGGCGTTCACTCATGGTCTCAAGACCCAGGAGACGCAATGCCGTCTCCGCTTGGGCATGGTCTGTAGCTGACTCCATGGCCAAAGGATGCAGATGCGGATGCCGCCCAATGAGCGCGGTTTCTCGGACTGTGGCGGGAAAGCCATCATGGTGATCCTGAAATAACAGCCCAAGACGTTGCGCCAGTTCGCGGCGACTCCATTGATCTAGGGGCTTTTCACAGATTTGTATAAAGCCGCTGCGCGGTTTTCGTAAGCCGGCCAGGGTGTGCAAAAGGCTGGTTTTGCCGGCGCCGTTGGGGCCAAGAATGCCCCAGCACTGCCCGCCTCGAACCTCTAGAGTCAGCGGCCAAACGGGCTCACGCTCGGGAATATGGGTCACTAGATCGTTTAGCTGCATCAACGCCCGAGTCATTTCAGCGGCTCCGATGCAGCAGATAAAGAAACACGGGCACGCCAAGTAGGGCGGTGATGACTCCTACCGGCAGTTGCTGTGGGGCAATCACGGTGCGCGCTGCGGTGTCTGCTAGGGTCAACAAAATGCCGCCCAACAAGGCCGAGGCCGGCAAAATGATGCGCTGATCATTGCCCAGGACCAAGCGCAGCATATGCGGCACGATTAAGCCGACAAAGCCTACTGCGCCGGCTAGGGTCACAGCACTGGCGGTCAACAGTGCCGCGACCACGTAAATACCCCATTCCAGCGGCCTGACATTAACCCCCAACGCGGCAGCTTGCAGCGGCCCGCGCGCCAGCACATTAAGATGTCGTCCCATCGGCAAGGCCACCAACATCACCGCGGCCAGCAGCACAAAAGCCGGCCCGCTGCCGCGCGCATGCGATAAATCCCCCATCAACCAAAACAACATGCCCGGCAACGAAGGGCTGGGCGTGATCGCCAACAAAAAGCTGATCAACGCGCCCCAGCCGGCGGCCACGACCACGCCCGTGAGCAGCAGACGCGTGGGCGTCCAGCTGCCTGTGCCATGCGCTAAACCAAAGACGATGATGGCCGAGAGCAGGGCGCCGACAAATGCTGAACCGGATATCGCCATAAATCCCCAGCCGGCCAGCATAGACAAAAGCGCGCCGACCGCGGCGCCACCGGATAGGCCCAGCACATAGGGATCTGCCAGCGGATTGCGCAGTAGTACCTGCATTAGCGCACCGGCCATGGCGAGCAGTCCGCCGGTGACAAAGGCGGCCAGCACCCGCGGCAAGCGCAGCTCCCAAATTAATAGGCGATGTAGCTCCTCACCGCCACCGGCCAACACAGAAAGAGTTGCACTCAGGCCGATGGGCACGCTGCCCATGGTTAAGGCCAGCAGCAGCGCCAGAGGCGTTGCCGCTGTTAGCGTTAGCAAAATCAGGCTTTGTCGTTTCACCGAGAAGATTCCGCGTAGCTTCTGCGCGCTTGATCCAATGCTGCACAAACTTCTTCAATACCCTCGATTAGCCGTGGCGTAGCGCGCAGCAACAGCGAGGGCGAGACGGCAATTACTTGTTCTTGGCGCACCGCTTGCAGTCCATCCCAGCGCTGCCATTGGGTTACCCAGCGGTCATCGCCTTCCAGCGGCCCGGCAACGAGTATCACTTGCGGGTCCGCAGCCAGCAGTGATTCCATATCCACCGTCGGGCTGATGCTGGATAACTCACTAAACAGGCTCTCACCGCCGCATAGGTTAATGGCCTCTACAGCCATGTGACGCTCGTTTAAGGTCATTAAAGGCCGATCCCAGATTTGTAAAAAAACGCTCAGGGTATTGGCATCGGCATATTGCGAGGTGAGTCTCTGTATGCGGCTGCGAAAATCTTCAGCCAGCGAAGCTCCAACATCAGTCACGCCCAAGAGCTGACCCAGGCTCGCGAATTCATCGGTGAGTGCCTCAACCGTTTGTGGGTTGCTGTGATAAAGCGGAATCCCCAAGTCCCGCAGGCGCTGCAGTTGCACCTGTGAATTTCCCGAGGCCCAGGCGATGATCAGATCCGGCTGTTTGGCGACGATGGCTTCAATATCGAGGCGCTGATCGCTGCCGATACGGGGGATGTCGCGCGCCTCGGGTGGGTAATCACTGTAGGTCACCGTGGCTACCAGTCGATCGCCCACGCCCAGAGCAAACAGGGTTTCGGTGATATGCGGGGCCAGGCTGATGATGCGTTGCGGTGGCTCTTCAAGGCGCAGCTCGATGCCCAGAGCATCTGAGACGGCCACGGGTTCGACCGCTGTCGCGGTACCCACAAGTCCAAAGCTAAATAGCGCCAAAATGACGCTAAATGCACTTATCTTGCGGAACTTGGTCGTTAAAAGCCTCAAATAACTCACTCGGTTTTGGGGTATGTCGGGCTGATATGGCATCCATGATAGCAGTCACATTCGCCGCACAAGGCAGAGAAATTTTGGTTGCAAGATTGTGCACCCGCCATTACTTTGTCACAACGCTTCAGGTGCCTGCGTGCTGTGCACAAAGGTGAAACGGGAAGCTGGTGCGTTGCCTCGAGCAACAATTCCAGCGCTGCCCCCGCAACGGTAAGCGAGTTGGGATGCAGACCATCGCATCCGCCGAAACATCAGCCACTGCACCGATGAGTGTGCGGGAAGGCGTTTTGGTTAGGGCCTAGGCTCGCTCGTAAGCCCGGAGACCGGCCTGTCGCGCAAATGCGGCATTGCGGAGGGCGATGCGCGGCTGGTTGAGCTTGCGTGCTCTAGAAGTGTTGTTTGTTTGCACTGACAGTCTGTCGTTCTCCAAATGCCGGGATAAAAACCCATTGGCGCACGGGCGGTGCGTCGGAGAACGACAACATGAAGAAATCCCTGCTTATGGCCGGCCTTGCCGCCGCCACCTCAGCCGCTGTGGCTGAACCCATCCACTTTGCCAGTCTTGACCCGATTGTGGTCACCCCTACTCGAACCGCACAGACCGTGGATGCCTCACTGGCATCGGTCACGGTCATCGAACGCGCCGAAATCGATCGGCTTCAGCCGCGCAGCTTTGCCGACCTACTGCGCTCCCGCGCCGGCATCGACATCGCGCAAAACGGCGCTTTTGGCCAGCAGACCAGCGTTTTTTTGCGCGGCACCAATTCCAACAGTGTCGTGCTTCTAGTCGATGGAGTGCGAGTTAGCTCGGCGACGACAGGGGCGCCTGCCTGGGAATTCTTGCCGGTCGATCAGATCGATCGCGTCGAGATTGTGCGTGGCCCCCGCTCCAGCCTCTATGGGGCCGATGCCATCGGCGGGATTATCCAGGTCTTTACGCGTCAGGGTGACGGACCGGCGAGATTGCGTGGTCATGTGGGCGGTGGCTCATTTAACACGCGCGAGGGCAGCTTAGGTATTGCCGGCAGCTCTCAGGACACGCGCTACAACTTCTCCGTCAGCCGTTATCAAAGCGATGGTATCGATGTGCTCACCGGCGTTGGTGATGACCGCGCAGATGGCATCACCAGCAACAACCTCTCCGCGCGCATAGATCATCAGGTAGATGAGCGACTCGGGCTGTTTGCAAGCTTGCTGTACTCGCAGGGCGAAGCAGATTTCGATCGTGATGTTTTTGAGGGTTTTGTTGCAAGGCGCGAGCCGTTATTACGTGACTGGAACGATTTTACGCTGGCGAGCTTAAGCGTGGGAGCGAATATAGCGGTGAGTGAACATTGGGATGCTCAGATTTCTTTGGCGCAGAGTCGTGATGAACGCGAGACTTTTGTGGATGAAGAATTTGATTCGCGAATCAATACACGGCGAGACATTTTTACTTGGTCTAATGCGCTGGCAGTGAATTCGGTTTGGGATGCAGTGGTAGGTATCGACTATCAGCGCGATACAGTGAATGCGACAACCTCATATGATGAGACCAGTCGATATAACTGGGGCGGTTTCGCGCAACTACAGGGTGCTCTCGGCGCACATAACCTAATCGGATCATTGCGCTATGACGATAACGAGGCTTATGGCAGCAAAACGACGGGCCAGGTTGCGTGGGGATATGATCTCTCGGAGTCATGGCAAACGCGAGTGAGCTACGGCACCGCATTCCGCGCACCGACGTTTAACGATCTCTTTTTTCCTGATGATCCGACTTTTGGACCACAAAGTAATCCTGATTTGAAGCCTGAGGCTTCGAGAAATTTGGAATTTGGTGTGAGGTACTCACAGCAGGATCTGGCGATGGATTTAGTTATATTTCAAACGGATATTGAAGACCTGATTATTTTCGATGGAATTCCGCAGAATGTCGACAAGGCTCGTATTCGAGGTTTGGAGTTTGAGTTGATCGCGGAGCTTGATGATTGGCGTCTAGGATCTACGCTGACCCTTTTAGACCATGAAAATCGTGCCAATGGTAATGAGCTCCCGCGTAGGCCGAATGCTTCTGCAAGGCTCGATGTGGATCGCATTTGGAATGGTTGGACTTACGGCGTTTCTGCAACTGCTCAGGGCAGAAGTTATGACGATGTTGTCAATAACAACCGGATCAGCGGCTTTGGGCTATTGGATCTGCGGGCATCATACGCGCTGACCTCGAACTGGATGTTGCGAGCGAAAGTTGCCAATGTGTTGGACAATGGGTTCATAACGGTGCTGGATTTCGGAGGTGACCCGCTTAATCAACCGGGGCGTGCCTACTACCTAAGTTTGCACTATCAGCAGTAAGCTAGGGGGATGAAACCGCGCTCTTGTCCTGCTTTGATGCTTGCCGCCCCTGCCTCCGGGCAGGGCAAGACCACGGTGACTGCGGCGCTGGCTCGTTACCACCGCAATGCCGGGCGGCGGGTGCGGGTGTTTAAGGCCGGGCCCGATTTCCTGGATCCTATGGTGCATAGCCGTGCCAGCGGCCATGCGGTCGATACCTTGGATTTATGGATGACTGGCGAGGCGGATATCCGTCAGCGGCTTTACCAAGCAGCGGGTGAGTGCGATCTGATCCTCATCGAGGGCGTGATGGGGCTTTATGACGGTAAGCCCAGTTGCGGAGATATCGCGGCGCTGCTCGGGATTCCCGTGCTGCTGTTATTAAATGCCGCAGCGATGGCTCAGACCTTTGGCGCTTTGGCTTCTGGTTTGGCACGGTTTCGTTCGGATGTGCCCTTCGCTGGTGTATTTGCCAATCAGGTTTCGGGCGAGCGCCATGTTTCTTTGCTCACTGAGCAGTTGCCTGAGGATTTGCCGCTGCTGGGTTATTTGCCTAAGCGCGAATCCATCGTGCTGCCCTCACGACATTTGGGCATTGTGCAGGCCCAAGAGATCGACGATTTAGAGCTGCGGCTGGAGGCAGCCGCCAAAGAGCTGGTCTGGACCCATGACGGTCTGCCCGCACCAGTAGCATTCACAAATGGGGTACGACCCCAAGCGGAAGCGGATGGGGTCGTACCCCATTTGTCTGGGAAGACCATCGCTGTTGCGCGCGACGATGCCTTTGCCTTTATATATCCTGCCAATCTGGCGTTATTAGAGGCTATGGGTGCGCAGCTGGTTTTCTTCTCCCCGGTGGCTGGTGAGGGGTTGCCTGAAGCGGATGCGGTTTACCTGCCGGGCGGTTATCCCGAGTTGCATCTGCAGGCTTTGGCGGAGAATGACAGGCTGCGCTCGGATCTTCAGGCGCATGTTGCGGCGGATAAACCGCTTTTGGCGGAATGCGGCGGTATGTTGTATTTGTTTGAGGAGTTGGCGGATAAGGGTGGTGAGAGTGCGCGCATGGCCGGCCTTTTGCCGGGTAAAGCCAAGCTTGAGTCGCGGCTGGCGGGCCTGGGGCCGCAGCAGGTGGATTTGCCCGAGGGTCGTTTGCGTGGCCACACTTTCCACCACTCCAGTCTCGATACCCCTTTGCAGCCATTGACCCGCGCCACCAGCCCGATTGGCCGCTCTAGCTGCGAGGCGGTGTACCGTCAGGGCCCCATCACGGCCAGCTATGTGCATTTGTATTTTCCATCGAATCCTCAGGCGGTCGCTGCCTTATTGGGTGGCACGGAGAGCGCCGGATGATCACGCCGCTGGTGGCGGCCGTGGCGTTGTTTTTGGATCGCTGGTGGGGTGAGCCGCGTCGCTTCCATCCTTTGGTGGGCTTTGGGCGGCTAGCCTCGGGGCTGGAGCGGCGGTTGTATCGCGACTCCCGCGGCGCAGGTGTGTTGGCTTGGCTACTGGTGGTGGTGCCGCCGGTGCTGCTCACCATTTGGCTGGTGAGTACGCCTTTGCGCCCGGTGTTTGAGATTGTGCTGTTGTATCTGGTGATTGGCTGGCGGGCCTTGGAAGAGGCGGGTAAAAAAGTGCGCGTGGCTTTAGAACATCAGGACTTGCCCGGCGCGCGTCAGGCTGTGGCGGAACTGGTGAGTCGCGATACCGCTGCCATGAATGAAACCGAAGCATCGGCGGCGACCCTCGAGTCGCTCTTGGAGAACGGCAATGACGCCATTTTTGCACCGCTGTTTTGGTTCGTGGTGGCGGGTGCGCCGGGCGCGGTGCTGTATCGTCTGGCCAACACTTTGGATGCCATGTGGGGCTATAAATCGACCCGCTATCTTCATTTTGGTTGGGCGGCGGCGCGGTTAGATGATGTGCTCAATTACCTGCCGGCGCGTTTGACCGTCCTGAGTTATGCTCTAGCTGGCGCTCTAAAGCCCAGCTTGCAATGCGCTTGGACGCAAGGTCGCGGCTGGAAAAGCCCGAATGCGGGCCCGGTGATGGCGGCAGGTGCGGGCGCACTCGGCATTCGTTTGGGCGGGCGAGCGTGTTATCAAGGTCAGTGGCAAGAACGCCCGGTATTGGGTTCGGGCCGTCTGCCGCAGCTGGCGGATATTGGCCGCAGCGCCGACTTGATGACCCGAGCCTTGGGCATCTGGTTGGCCGGGATTTTTATCGTTTGGGCAGTACTTGAGATCATGCGCTAATGAAAGAATTGATACTTGGGGGGACCCGCTCCGGCAAAAGCCAGCTAGCCGAGCAGCACGCGCTGGAGTCGGGTCTGGATGTCGTTTATCTGGCCACGGCTCAGGTTGGCGATGACGAGGAGATGCGCGATCGTATTTTGCATCACCAGCGCCGACGTCCCGAGCATTGGGGCTTGGTGGAGGTAGGGCCGGACTTATCCGCGGCTTTGCAACAACAGGCGGCGCCAGATCGCTGTTTATTGGTCGACTGTTTGACGCTGTGGTTAACGCATTTGTTGTGGAATGAGAGCCCGGAGCGCTGTCGCCTAGAACAAGACAAGCTGTTGCAGGTGCTGCCCG is part of the Ectothiorhodosinus mongolicus genome and encodes:
- the cobU gene encoding bifunctional adenosylcobinamide kinase/adenosylcobinamide-phosphate guanylyltransferase, with amino-acid sequence MKELILGGTRSGKSQLAEQHALESGLDVVYLATAQVGDDEEMRDRILHHQRRRPEHWGLVEVGPDLSAALQQQAAPDRCLLVDCLTLWLTHLLWNESPERCRLEQDKLLQVLPELPGSIIMVSNETSLGVIPMGEITRAFLDQAGFMHQQVAGLCDRVVFTVAGLPLVLKGELS